From Cronobacter turicensis z3032, the proteins below share one genomic window:
- the xylG gene encoding Xylose import ATP-binding protein xylG has translation MVMPYLLEMKNITKAFGAVKAVDNVSLALAPGEVMSLCGENGSGKSTLMKVLCGIYPWGSYEGEIMFAGEPLTPAHIRDTERKGIAIIHQELALVKNLTVLENIFLGAEITRHGVLDYDAMTVRCEKLLAQVSLFVSPHTRTGDLGLGQQQLVEIAKALNKQVRLLVLDEPTASLTEQETALLLDIIRDLQQHGIACIYISHKLNEVKAISDTICVIRDGKPVGTRPAAQMSEEEIIAMMVGRELTALYPSEPHTPGDEILRVENLTAWHPVNRHIQRVSDLSFSLRRGEILGIAGLVGAGRTEAMQCLFGVWPGRWQGNVFIDAKPVTLRNCQQAIAHGIAMVPEDRKKDGIVPVMAVGQNITLAALDEFSGPLSALDAAAEQQCILDSLQRLKVKTASPMLAIGRLSGGNQQKAILARCLLLNPRILILDEPTRGIDIGAKYEIYKLIHQLVQQGIAVIVISSELPEVLGLSDRVLVMHEGRLKANLVNRHLTQEQVMEAALRSDRHVEKQPV, from the coding sequence ATTGTTATGCCTTATTTACTCGAAATGAAAAATATCACCAAAGCCTTCGGCGCCGTTAAAGCGGTCGATAACGTGTCGCTCGCGCTTGCGCCAGGCGAGGTGATGTCGCTGTGCGGTGAAAACGGCTCCGGCAAATCGACGCTGATGAAAGTGCTGTGTGGGATCTACCCCTGGGGCAGCTATGAAGGCGAAATCATGTTTGCCGGCGAGCCGCTCACGCCAGCCCATATCCGCGATACGGAGCGCAAAGGGATTGCGATCATTCACCAGGAACTGGCGCTGGTAAAAAACCTGACGGTGCTGGAAAACATCTTTCTCGGCGCGGAAATTACGCGCCATGGCGTGCTGGATTACGATGCCATGACGGTGCGCTGCGAAAAACTGCTGGCACAGGTGAGCCTGTTCGTTTCTCCGCATACCCGAACGGGCGATCTGGGCCTTGGGCAGCAGCAACTGGTGGAAATCGCCAAGGCGCTCAACAAACAGGTGCGCCTGCTGGTGCTTGATGAGCCCACGGCCTCGCTCACCGAACAGGAAACCGCGCTGTTGCTGGATATCATCCGTGATCTGCAACAGCACGGCATCGCCTGTATTTACATCTCCCACAAGCTGAACGAAGTAAAAGCGATATCCGACACCATTTGCGTGATCAGGGATGGCAAACCGGTTGGCACGCGGCCCGCCGCGCAAATGAGTGAAGAGGAGATCATCGCCATGATGGTTGGTCGTGAATTGACGGCCCTCTACCCGAGCGAGCCTCATACTCCCGGCGATGAAATTCTGCGTGTGGAAAACCTGACGGCCTGGCATCCGGTGAATCGCCATATTCAGCGCGTCAGCGATCTCTCGTTTTCGCTGCGCCGCGGTGAAATCCTCGGCATCGCCGGGCTGGTGGGCGCCGGGCGTACCGAGGCGATGCAATGTCTGTTCGGCGTCTGGCCGGGGCGCTGGCAGGGCAACGTTTTTATCGACGCTAAGCCGGTGACGCTGCGCAACTGTCAGCAGGCCATCGCCCACGGCATCGCCATGGTGCCGGAGGATCGCAAAAAGGATGGCATTGTGCCGGTGATGGCGGTTGGGCAGAACATTACGCTCGCCGCGCTGGATGAATTTAGCGGGCCGCTCAGCGCGCTTGATGCGGCGGCGGAACAGCAGTGCATTCTTGATTCGCTACAGCGCCTGAAAGTGAAAACCGCGTCGCCGATGCTGGCGATAGGCCGCCTGAGCGGCGGCAATCAACAAAAAGCGATTCTCGCGCGCTGCCTGCTGCTTAATCCACGCATTCTTATCCTCGATGAACCGACGCGCGGCATTGATATCGGTGCCAAATATGAAATCTACAAACTCATTCACCAGCTGGTGCAGCAAGGTATCGCCGTCATTGTTATTTCATCGGAACTGCCGGAAGTGCTCGGTCTGAGCGATCGGGTACTGGTGATGCATGAAGGCCGACTAAAAGCCAATCTCGTTAACCGCCATCTGACACAAGAACAGGTGATGGAAGCCGCCCTGAGGAGCGATCGCCATGTCGAAAAGCAACCCGTCTGA
- the xylH gene encoding Xylose transport system permease protein xylH — protein MNKINVQVFVMIAAIVVIMLFFTFMTDGAYLSARNISNLLRQTAITGILAVGMVFVIISAEIDLSVGSMMGLLGGAAAIFDVWLGWPLPLTIVVTLLLGLLLGAWNGWWVAYRKVPSFIVTLAGMLAFRGVLIGITNGTTVSPTSPAMSQIGQSYLPGGVGFAIGALGLALFVFWQWRGRMRRQALGLTSTPSSAVAGKQALTAVIVLGAIWLLNDYRGVPTPVLILTFLLLAGMFMALHTAFGRRIYAIGGNIDAARLSGINVERTKLAVFAINGVMVAIAGLILSSRLGAGSPSAGNIAELDAIAACVIGGTSLAGGVGSVAGAVMGAFIMASLDNGMSMMDVPTFWQYIVKGAILLLAVWMDSATRRRA, from the coding sequence CTGAATAAAATCAACGTTCAGGTCTTTGTGATGATCGCGGCCATTGTGGTCATCATGCTGTTTTTCACTTTCATGACCGACGGCGCGTACCTGAGCGCCCGTAACATCTCTAACCTGCTGCGCCAGACCGCGATTACCGGCATTCTGGCGGTAGGGATGGTGTTCGTCATTATTTCGGCGGAGATCGATCTTTCCGTCGGCTCGATGATGGGGCTTTTGGGCGGCGCGGCGGCGATTTTCGACGTCTGGCTGGGCTGGCCGTTGCCGCTGACGATTGTCGTCACGCTGCTGCTCGGTTTGCTGCTGGGCGCATGGAACGGCTGGTGGGTCGCCTACCGGAAGGTCCCGTCGTTTATCGTCACCCTGGCGGGGATGCTGGCGTTTCGCGGCGTGCTGATAGGCATCACCAACGGCACGACGGTATCGCCCACCAGCCCTGCAATGTCGCAGATAGGCCAGAGCTACCTGCCGGGCGGCGTCGGTTTCGCTATCGGCGCGCTGGGGCTGGCGTTATTTGTTTTCTGGCAGTGGCGCGGGCGGATGCGTCGTCAGGCGCTCGGGCTGACCTCAACGCCTTCAAGCGCCGTTGCCGGCAAGCAGGCGCTGACAGCGGTGATTGTGCTGGGCGCCATCTGGCTGCTGAACGATTATCGCGGCGTGCCTACGCCAGTGCTGATCCTGACGTTCCTTCTGCTGGCAGGCATGTTTATGGCTCTGCATACCGCGTTTGGCCGCCGCATCTACGCCATCGGCGGGAATATCGACGCCGCGAGGCTTTCCGGCATTAACGTGGAACGCACTAAGCTTGCGGTATTTGCGATAAACGGCGTGATGGTGGCGATTGCCGGGCTGATTTTAAGCTCGCGCCTCGGGGCGGGCTCACCCTCCGCGGGTAATATCGCTGAGCTGGACGCCATCGCGGCCTGCGTTATCGGCGGCACCAGCCTTGCCGGCGGCGTCGGGAGCGTGGCGGGGGCGGTCATGGGCGCCTTTATTATGGCGTCGCTCGATAACGGCATGAGCATGATGGATGTGCCCACCTTCTGGCAATACATTGTCAAAGGCGCCATTTTGCTGCTGGCGGTCTGGATGGATTCCGCGACGCGCCGACGCGCCTGA